In Antricoccus suffuscus, one DNA window encodes the following:
- a CDS encoding aspartate carbamoyltransferase catalytic subunit produces MTHLLSAADLSPEQAVEVLDTAEQIENSLAGREIKKLPTLRGRTVVNLFYEDSTRTRISFELAAKRLSADVINFSAKGSSVTKGESLKDTALTLQAMGADAVVIRHSASGSPHRLAQWVEGSVVNAGDGTHEHPTQALLDAFTMRKRTGRGPGDDLAGLNVTIVGDVLHSRVARSNVLLLDTLGANVTLVAPPTLLPVGTESWPVKVSYDLDAALPKSDVVMMLRVQRERMNASFFPTEREYSRRYGLDMARVGALGPDAIVMHPGPMNRGMEIASDVADSARSTIVEQVANGVSVRMAVLYLLLGGKA; encoded by the coding sequence ATCACGCATTTGCTGTCTGCCGCGGACCTCAGCCCCGAACAAGCCGTCGAAGTCCTCGACACGGCCGAACAGATCGAAAACTCGCTCGCCGGTCGTGAGATCAAGAAGCTGCCCACGCTGCGCGGGCGCACGGTCGTCAACCTCTTCTACGAAGACTCCACCCGCACCCGGATCTCCTTTGAGCTGGCCGCGAAGCGACTCTCGGCAGACGTCATCAACTTCTCCGCCAAGGGCTCGAGCGTCACTAAGGGAGAGAGCCTCAAGGACACCGCGCTCACGCTGCAGGCCATGGGGGCGGATGCCGTCGTGATCCGGCACAGCGCCTCAGGCTCGCCGCACCGCCTCGCTCAGTGGGTCGAGGGGAGCGTCGTCAACGCCGGCGACGGCACGCACGAACATCCCACACAGGCCCTGCTCGATGCCTTCACGATGCGCAAGCGCACCGGCCGTGGGCCCGGCGACGATCTCGCCGGTCTTAACGTCACGATCGTCGGGGATGTCTTACACAGCAGGGTTGCACGCTCAAACGTGCTGCTGCTGGACACACTCGGCGCGAATGTCACGCTCGTAGCGCCACCGACCCTGCTGCCGGTCGGCACCGAGTCGTGGCCGGTGAAGGTTTCCTACGACCTCGATGCGGCGCTGCCGAAGAGCGACGTGGTGATGATGCTGCGGGTGCAGCGCGAGCGAATGAACGCGTCGTTCTTTCCCACCGAGCGCGAGTATTCGCGGCGATACGGCCTGGACATGGCGCGCGTCGGCGCACTCGGCCCGGACGCGATCGTGATGCACCCCGGCCCAATGAACCGCGGCATGGAAATCGCGTCCGACGTCGCGGACTCCGCCCGCTCGACCATCGTCGAACAAGTCGCCAACGGCGTATCGGTCCGAATGGCTGTTCTCTATCTACTTCTTGGAGGCAAGGCGTGA
- the aroB gene encoding 3-dehydroquinate synthase — MSVVVTVNGAAPYDVVIGRDLTGRLAEMVAGAARVAIIHSAPLTARAETIRGALGDGAHLIEVPDAEAGKTLAVAGACWDRLGELGFTRTDAIIALGGGAVTDLGGWVAAAWLRGVRVVQVPTTLLGMVDAAIGGKTAINTAAGKNLVGAFYPPAGVLCDLDALVTLPKDDYVAGLGEIIKAGFIADPRILELIEADPQAATDPSAEVSAELIHRAIAVKARVVGEDLTEQGLREILNYGHTLGHAIEKAENYRWRHGAAVSVGMIFAAALGRLSGRLDEGTAGRHRAILTSVGLPTSYAGAPWSQLHDAMRVDKKARANRLRFVVLDGLASPAIFDDPDDALLEAAYAEVTQEGVRS; from the coding sequence ATGAGCGTCGTCGTCACGGTCAACGGCGCCGCGCCGTACGACGTGGTCATCGGTCGTGACCTGACCGGTCGGCTTGCCGAGATGGTCGCCGGAGCGGCACGGGTGGCGATCATCCACTCCGCCCCGCTGACCGCGCGGGCCGAGACGATCCGCGGTGCGCTCGGTGACGGTGCGCACCTGATCGAGGTACCGGACGCCGAAGCGGGCAAGACCCTCGCGGTCGCCGGCGCGTGCTGGGATCGGCTCGGTGAGCTCGGGTTCACCCGCACCGACGCGATTATCGCGCTCGGCGGCGGGGCGGTCACCGACCTCGGCGGATGGGTCGCGGCCGCCTGGTTGCGCGGCGTACGCGTCGTACAGGTTCCCACGACACTGCTTGGCATGGTCGACGCCGCGATCGGCGGCAAGACCGCGATCAACACCGCCGCCGGCAAAAACCTCGTGGGCGCGTTCTATCCGCCGGCCGGGGTGCTCTGCGACCTCGACGCGCTCGTCACGCTGCCCAAGGACGATTACGTCGCGGGACTGGGCGAGATCATCAAGGCCGGGTTCATCGCGGACCCGCGCATCCTCGAACTGATCGAGGCCGACCCGCAGGCCGCGACCGACCCCAGCGCCGAGGTCAGCGCGGAGCTCATCCATCGCGCGATCGCCGTCAAGGCGCGCGTGGTCGGGGAGGACCTCACCGAACAAGGCCTGCGCGAGATCCTCAACTACGGGCACACGCTCGGGCACGCGATCGAGAAGGCCGAGAACTACCGCTGGCGACACGGCGCGGCCGTCAGCGTCGGGATGATCTTCGCCGCGGCGCTCGGCCGGCTCAGCGGACGCCTGGACGAGGGGACCGCGGGTCGCCACCGTGCGATCCTGACCTCCGTCGGACTGCCCACGTCGTACGCCGGCGCGCCCTGGTCGCAACTGCACGACGCGATGCGGGTGGACAAGAAGGCGCGCGCCAACCGGCTACGCTTCGTCGTACTCGATGGTCTGGCCTCGCCGGCCATCTTCGACGACCCGGACGACGCGCTGCTTGAAGCGGCGTACGCCGAGGTCACGCAGGAGGGAGTCAGGTCGTGA
- a CDS encoding dihydroorotase has translation MTAQTEWLIKGLRPLGNDPVDLHVKDGVIAAIGQDLVLDNDIQTLDATGLVGLPGLVDLHTHLREPGREDAETIETGSRAAALGGYTAVHAMANTDPVADTAGVVEQVWNIGRHVGLVDVIPVGAVTTGLKGERLAELGAMADSAARVRVFSDDGICVGDPGLMRRALEYVKAFDGVIAQHAEDARLTGGAQMNEGVLSGKLGLAGWPSVAEESIIARDCLLAQHVGSRLHVCHVSTAGSVELIRWAKSKGINVTAEVTPHHLLLTEDLAESYDPVYKVNPPLRRGEDVDALREALRDGTIDIIATDHAPHAVEDKECEWAYARPGMVGLEQALSIAIMTLSDGNGAVDWESIARVTSIDPARIGQLTEHGQGLMTGAPASFVLVDPAQSQTVDPARLASKGRNTPYAGLELPGKVVATFLRGTPTVLDGKVTK, from the coding sequence GTGACCGCTCAGACCGAATGGCTCATCAAGGGCCTGCGCCCGCTCGGCAACGACCCGGTCGACCTGCACGTCAAGGACGGCGTAATCGCTGCCATCGGCCAGGATCTCGTGCTCGATAACGATATCCAGACCCTTGACGCGACGGGACTGGTCGGGCTGCCCGGCCTCGTCGACCTGCACACCCACCTGCGCGAACCCGGCCGCGAAGACGCCGAGACGATCGAGACCGGTTCACGGGCCGCCGCGCTCGGCGGCTACACGGCCGTGCACGCGATGGCCAACACCGATCCGGTCGCCGACACGGCGGGCGTCGTAGAGCAGGTATGGAACATCGGCCGGCACGTCGGCCTGGTCGACGTGATCCCGGTAGGCGCCGTCACTACCGGCCTCAAGGGCGAGCGGCTCGCCGAGCTGGGCGCGATGGCCGACTCGGCCGCGCGGGTGCGGGTCTTCTCCGACGATGGCATCTGTGTGGGCGATCCCGGTCTCATGCGCCGCGCCCTGGAGTATGTGAAGGCCTTCGACGGCGTCATCGCCCAGCACGCCGAAGACGCGCGGCTGACCGGGGGCGCGCAGATGAATGAGGGCGTATTGTCCGGCAAGCTCGGACTGGCCGGCTGGCCGTCCGTCGCCGAAGAGTCGATTATCGCGCGCGACTGCCTGCTCGCTCAGCACGTCGGATCCCGGCTGCACGTGTGCCACGTGTCGACCGCCGGTTCGGTGGAACTGATCCGCTGGGCGAAGTCAAAAGGCATCAACGTCACGGCCGAGGTCACACCGCATCACCTGCTGCTCACCGAGGACCTCGCCGAGTCCTACGACCCGGTCTACAAGGTCAACCCGCCACTGCGCCGCGGTGAAGACGTCGACGCGCTGCGCGAGGCGCTCCGCGACGGCACGATCGACATCATCGCCACTGACCACGCGCCGCACGCGGTCGAAGATAAAGAGTGCGAGTGGGCCTATGCGCGCCCCGGCATGGTCGGGCTCGAACAAGCCCTGTCCATCGCGATCATGACCCTGTCCGACGGCAACGGTGCCGTCGACTGGGAGTCGATCGCCCGCGTCACGTCCATCGATCCGGCCCGGATCGGGCAGCTGACCGAGCACGGCCAAGGCCTGATGACCGGGGCGCCGGCATCCTTCGTCCTGGTCGACCCGGCACAGTCCCAGACGGTCGACCCGGCGCGACTGGCCAGCAAGGGCCGCAACACCCCGTACGCCGGACTCGAACTTCCGGGCAAGGTCGTAGCGACGTTCCTTCGGGGTACGCCGACCGTGCTCGACGGAAAGGTAACCAAATGA
- a CDS encoding RNA polymerase sigma factor: MTDPRHVGDLLRTLAPQVTGILARRYGHWEAAEDAVQESLIVAVKQWQEGGVPDHPRGWLITVATRRFIDALRSELARREREAASAQNEQMLDVPDDDDSLTLLFLCCHPALGRPSQLALTLRAVGGLTTRQIAAAFLVPESTMAQRISRAKRQIRDAGATFDLPDEAEQRRRLGVVMQVLYLIFNEGYTPGTERAVTSLDLTREAIRLARLLHDLVPGNAEAAGLLALMLLTDARREARQQPNGMLVPLDEQDRSKWDRDYIDEGTKLLSSALGSAPPGPYQLQAAIAALHDEAPTAAQTDWPQILALYSVLERVSPNPVVSLNRAVAVAMVSGPREGLRIVERLSGNAQLAQSHRLDVVRGYLLEMAGDREQARESYLRAVRRTTSVAEQRYLSIKASKLNVVP, from the coding sequence GTGACCGATCCGCGCCACGTCGGTGACCTGCTGCGCACGCTCGCGCCGCAGGTCACCGGCATACTGGCCCGCCGTTATGGCCACTGGGAGGCGGCCGAGGACGCCGTACAAGAGTCACTGATCGTGGCAGTAAAGCAGTGGCAGGAGGGCGGCGTCCCGGACCACCCACGCGGGTGGCTGATCACCGTTGCCACGAGACGATTCATCGACGCGTTACGCAGCGAGCTCGCCCGCCGCGAGCGTGAGGCAGCCAGCGCACAGAACGAACAGATGCTCGACGTACCGGACGACGATGACTCACTGACCTTGCTGTTTCTGTGCTGCCATCCGGCACTTGGCAGACCGTCCCAGCTCGCGCTGACGCTGCGCGCGGTCGGCGGGCTCACGACGCGGCAGATCGCGGCGGCGTTTTTGGTGCCGGAATCGACGATGGCCCAACGGATCAGCCGCGCCAAACGGCAGATCCGAGACGCCGGGGCGACGTTCGACCTGCCCGACGAGGCCGAGCAGCGCCGCCGGCTGGGCGTCGTCATGCAGGTGCTCTACCTCATTTTCAACGAGGGGTACACGCCCGGGACCGAACGCGCGGTGACGAGTCTCGACCTCACGCGAGAGGCGATACGGCTAGCCCGGCTCCTGCATGATCTCGTCCCGGGAAATGCCGAAGCCGCCGGATTGCTCGCGCTCATGTTGCTGACGGACGCGCGACGCGAGGCACGCCAACAGCCGAACGGGATGCTTGTCCCCCTCGATGAACAGGATCGCTCGAAGTGGGACCGCGACTATATCGACGAAGGCACAAAACTGTTGAGCTCCGCCCTGGGGTCAGCCCCGCCGGGCCCATATCAGCTTCAGGCGGCGATCGCGGCGCTGCACGACGAGGCGCCGACCGCGGCTCAGACCGACTGGCCACAGATCCTGGCCCTCTACTCGGTCCTGGAGCGGGTCAGCCCGAATCCGGTCGTGAGCTTGAACCGGGCGGTGGCCGTGGCAATGGTCAGCGGGCCGCGCGAGGGTCTGCGGATTGTCGAACGACTCAGCGGCAATGCCCAGCTGGCACAGTCACATCGGCTGGACGTCGTGCGCGGCTATCTCCTCGAGATGGCCGGCGATCGTGAGCAGGCGCGCGAAAGCTACCTTCGCGCGGTACGACGTACGACGAGCGTCGCCGAGCAGCGCTACCTGTCGATCAAGGCATCGAAGCTCAACGTCGTACCCTGA
- the efp gene encoding elongation factor P, whose product MATTNDLKNGTVLNLDGNLWTVVEFQHVKPGKGGAFVRTKLKNVTSGKVVDRTFNAGTKVETANVDKRSMQYLYNDGQDFIFMDGDTYDQIPVSAEIVGDAANFMLENTSATVATHDGVPLFVELPTSVELLIKHTDPGLQGDRSTGGTKPAELETGATIQVPLFISTGEKVKVDTRDGGYLGRIN is encoded by the coding sequence GTGGCAACCACGAACGATCTGAAGAACGGCACCGTACTCAACCTTGACGGCAACCTGTGGACGGTTGTTGAGTTTCAACACGTCAAGCCGGGCAAGGGTGGCGCGTTCGTGCGCACCAAACTCAAGAACGTCACATCGGGCAAGGTCGTCGACCGGACCTTCAACGCGGGCACGAAGGTCGAGACCGCCAACGTCGACAAGCGTTCGATGCAGTACCTCTACAACGATGGCCAGGACTTCATCTTCATGGACGGCGACACCTACGACCAGATTCCGGTGAGCGCCGAGATCGTCGGGGACGCGGCCAACTTCATGCTCGAAAACACCAGCGCGACGGTCGCGACCCACGACGGCGTACCGCTGTTCGTTGAGCTGCCGACCAGCGTCGAGCTGCTCATCAAGCACACCGACCCGGGCCTGCAGGGCGACCGTTCGACCGGTGGCACGAAGCCTGCCGAGCTCGAGACCGGCGCGACCATCCAGGTGCCGCTGTTCATCAGCACCGGTGAGAAGGTCAAGGTCGACACTCGCGACGGCGGCTACCTAGGACGCATCAACTAA
- the pyrR gene encoding bifunctional pyr operon transcriptional regulator/uracil phosphoribosyltransferase PyrR, producing the protein MATSPKPSGSGPSQPGSSQSGSPRSAAPGGVRLIAAGDEISRIIDRIAHQILEKTDGAKDTVLVGIPTRGEHLAQRVAARIGTFAGIAPPLGILDITLYRDDLRTRGVRPLENTEEPDGGIDGKIVVLIDDVLFSGRTIRAAFDALRDWGRPKAIQLAVLVDRGHRELPIRADYVGKNIPTAREEQVFVAIAEFDGADGIVISPSTPDRAAAMELIKAQGES; encoded by the coding sequence ATGGCTACGAGCCCAAAGCCGTCCGGATCAGGTCCATCGCAACCAGGTTCATCGCAATCAGGGTCGCCGCGTTCAGCGGCACCAGGCGGCGTGCGCCTCATCGCCGCGGGCGATGAAATCTCGCGCATCATCGATCGCATCGCGCACCAGATCCTGGAAAAGACCGACGGCGCCAAAGACACTGTCCTGGTCGGAATCCCGACCCGCGGCGAACACCTCGCGCAGCGGGTCGCCGCCCGAATAGGGACCTTTGCCGGCATCGCGCCACCGCTGGGCATTCTCGACATCACCCTCTACCGCGATGATCTGCGCACCCGCGGGGTACGGCCGTTGGAAAACACCGAGGAGCCGGACGGTGGGATCGACGGCAAAATCGTCGTACTCATCGACGATGTGCTGTTTTCCGGCCGCACGATTCGGGCCGCATTCGATGCGCTTCGCGACTGGGGCCGCCCCAAGGCGATTCAGCTCGCCGTTCTGGTCGACCGCGGGCACCGTGAGCTGCCGATCCGCGCCGACTATGTCGGCAAAAACATCCCGACCGCGCGCGAAGAGCAGGTGTTCGTCGCGATCGCCGAGTTCGACGGCGCCGACGGGATCGTGATCTCACCGAGTACGCCGGACCGCGCGGCCGCGATGGAACTGATCAAAGCGCAGGGAGAGTCGTGA
- a CDS encoding YciI family protein — protein sequence MKYMIAMFGSASEMGETQSPEWIREMIDFMIGLDKSLRESGEMVFNEGLTDGVLGKTVRLEDGQPVATDGPFAEAKESIIGFWIVDVASEARAIEICGQIAKYSGVVELRPVAAGPPAV from the coding sequence ATGAAATACATGATCGCAATGTTCGGCAGTGCCAGCGAGATGGGCGAGACTCAGTCCCCGGAGTGGATCCGGGAAATGATCGACTTCATGATCGGCCTCGACAAGTCACTTCGCGAGTCCGGCGAAATGGTATTCAACGAAGGTCTCACAGATGGTGTCCTGGGCAAGACGGTTCGGCTCGAGGACGGCCAGCCGGTGGCAACCGACGGCCCATTCGCCGAGGCAAAGGAGTCGATTATCGGATTCTGGATCGTCGACGTCGCCAGCGAGGCTCGCGCCATCGAGATCTGCGGCCAGATCGCGAAGTACTCCGGCGTCGTCGAGCTTCGTCCGGTTGCCGCCGGGCCGCCCGCGGTCTGA
- a CDS encoding M24 family metallopeptidase, whose protein sequence is MPESHARRREALRSVLRERAVDAALVTNLINVRYLTGFTGSNAALLIGTEPSMDVFSTDGRYVTQSEAEVPDLPLHVGRASATALLERAEATAHKIAYETHVVSVDDARRLQDSAPKLEFVSIDSAVEDLRAIKDDQEIELLRQAAAIADQALAQMIEAGGIIAGRTEREIALELDFRMLRLGAEEVSFESIVATGPNSAIPHHSPTDRLLASGDLIKLDFGATYLGYHSDMTRTYAVGRIADWQREIYELVAQSQAAGSEALEIGKTGKDIDTVSREIITAAGYGDTFAHSLGHGVGLEVHEAPNLSQLAETKLADRVCVTVEPGVYLPGRGGVRIEDTLVLHHDAAAPRATRTDLLTTTSKELVVL, encoded by the coding sequence ATGCCTGAATCTCACGCGCGCCGCCGCGAAGCCCTCCGTTCCGTGCTGCGTGAGCGCGCGGTCGATGCTGCACTGGTCACCAACCTGATCAATGTGCGTTATCTGACCGGGTTCACCGGCTCTAATGCGGCGCTGCTGATCGGCACCGAGCCGTCGATGGACGTCTTCAGCACTGACGGGCGCTATGTCACCCAGTCCGAGGCCGAGGTGCCTGACCTGCCGCTGCACGTCGGCCGCGCGTCGGCGACGGCATTGCTTGAACGAGCCGAGGCTACGGCGCACAAGATTGCCTACGAGACCCATGTGGTCAGCGTCGACGACGCGCGACGGCTGCAGGACTCGGCGCCGAAACTCGAGTTCGTCAGTATCGACAGCGCGGTCGAGGACCTGCGCGCGATCAAAGACGACCAGGAGATCGAGTTGCTTCGCCAGGCCGCGGCGATCGCCGATCAAGCGCTGGCTCAGATGATCGAGGCCGGCGGGATCATCGCCGGTCGCACCGAGCGCGAGATCGCCCTGGAGCTGGACTTCCGGATGTTGCGCCTGGGCGCCGAAGAGGTGTCTTTCGAGTCGATCGTGGCGACCGGGCCCAACTCGGCTATCCCGCACCACAGCCCGACGGACCGCCTCCTCGCGTCCGGCGACCTGATCAAGCTCGACTTCGGTGCGACGTACCTCGGCTACCACTCAGACATGACCCGCACGTACGCCGTGGGCCGGATCGCCGACTGGCAGCGCGAGATTTACGAGCTCGTCGCACAGTCGCAGGCGGCCGGTTCGGAGGCCCTCGAGATCGGCAAGACAGGCAAGGACATCGACACCGTGTCGCGCGAGATCATCACGGCGGCCGGGTACGGCGACACGTTCGCGCACAGCCTCGGGCACGGCGTTGGACTCGAAGTGCACGAGGCGCCCAACCTCTCCCAGTTGGCGGAGACTAAACTGGCGGATCGGGTTTGTGTCACCGTTGAACCCGGTGTCTATCTGCCGGGCCGCGGCGGCGTACGCATCGAAGACACGCTGGTACTGCATCACGACGCTGCGGCACCACGCGCGACCCGCACCGACCTGTTGACGACGACATCCAAAGAGCTCGTCGTTTTGTAG
- the carA gene encoding glutamine-hydrolyzing carbamoyl-phosphate synthase small subunit has translation MSTSNDTAAIVVLEDGRAFRGRSFGAPGAAYGEAVFSTGMTGYQETLTDPSYHRQVVVLTAPHIGNTGWNDEDDESTRIWVSGLIVRDIATRPSNWRSARPLDDELRAQQVVAVTDVDTRAMTRHIRERGAMRVGLFTGPDAHESIESLVERVTAQPAMAGSELASQVSTDSAYVVPADGEKKYVVAAIDLGIKAMTPKQLAKRGIEVHVLPAGATYDDVQAIGADGLFFSNGPGDPATADSQVSLIQQALSDRLPTFGICFGNQILGRALGFGTYKLQYGHRGINQPVIDRVTGKVEITAQNHGFAVDAPIGEVVDTPYGRAEVSHVGLNDNVVEGLRCLDAPAFSVQYHPEAAAGPHDAAYLFDRFVDLLGDSATAKVK, from the coding sequence ATGAGCACATCCAACGACACCGCCGCCATCGTCGTACTCGAGGATGGCCGGGCGTTTCGCGGCCGGTCCTTCGGCGCACCCGGTGCGGCGTACGGCGAGGCAGTCTTCAGCACCGGCATGACCGGCTACCAGGAGACACTGACCGACCCGTCCTACCACCGGCAGGTCGTCGTACTGACCGCGCCGCACATCGGTAACACCGGCTGGAACGACGAGGACGACGAGTCCACGCGGATCTGGGTCAGTGGGCTGATCGTGCGAGACATCGCCACCCGGCCGTCAAACTGGCGTTCGGCGCGGCCGCTTGACGACGAGCTGCGGGCCCAGCAGGTCGTCGCCGTCACCGACGTCGACACCCGCGCCATGACCCGCCACATCCGTGAACGCGGCGCCATGCGCGTCGGCCTGTTCACCGGCCCCGACGCACACGAATCGATCGAGTCCCTCGTCGAGCGGGTCACCGCGCAGCCGGCGATGGCCGGTAGCGAGCTCGCCTCGCAGGTGAGCACGGACAGCGCGTACGTCGTACCGGCCGACGGCGAGAAGAAGTACGTCGTGGCCGCCATCGACCTGGGCATCAAGGCCATGACACCCAAGCAGCTCGCCAAGCGCGGCATCGAGGTGCACGTCCTGCCCGCTGGAGCGACGTACGACGACGTCCAGGCGATCGGCGCCGACGGCTTGTTCTTCAGTAACGGGCCGGGTGACCCGGCGACCGCGGACTCGCAGGTTTCGCTGATACAGCAGGCACTGTCCGACCGACTGCCGACATTCGGCATCTGCTTTGGCAACCAGATCCTCGGCCGCGCGCTGGGTTTTGGCACCTACAAGCTGCAGTACGGCCACCGCGGCATCAACCAGCCGGTCATCGACCGGGTCACCGGCAAGGTGGAGATCACCGCCCAAAACCACGGGTTCGCCGTGGACGCGCCGATCGGCGAAGTCGTTGACACGCCATACGGGCGCGCAGAAGTAAGCCATGTCGGCCTTAACGACAACGTCGTCGAGGGCCTGCGCTGCCTCGACGCGCCGGCGTTCAGCGTGCAGTACCACCCGGAAGCGGCCGCCGGACCGCACGACGCCGCCTATCTCTTCGACCGTTTCGTCGACCTCCTGGGCGACTCCGCGACAGCAAAGGTGAAATAA
- the aroQ gene encoding type II 3-dehydroquinate dehydratase, whose product MSATPREVLILNGPNLGRLGTREPEIYGATTYADLVALCEKVATECGLTADVRQTDDEAQMLGWLHEAADSESPVVLNPAAWSHYSIALHDACAMLTAPLVEVHISNIHTRERFRHHSVVSATAAGVIAGLGVDGYAAAIRWLAEHA is encoded by the coding sequence GTGAGTGCTACTCCACGCGAGGTACTGATCCTCAACGGGCCCAACCTGGGCCGGCTCGGCACCCGGGAACCAGAGATCTACGGCGCCACGACGTACGCCGACCTGGTTGCGCTGTGCGAGAAGGTCGCGACCGAGTGCGGTTTGACCGCCGACGTACGCCAGACCGACGACGAAGCGCAGATGCTGGGCTGGCTGCACGAGGCTGCCGACAGCGAGAGCCCCGTGGTACTTAACCCGGCTGCCTGGAGCCACTACTCGATTGCGCTGCACGACGCGTGCGCGATGCTGACTGCGCCGCTGGTCGAGGTGCACATCTCCAACATCCACACCCGCGAACGGTTCCGGCACCATTCGGTCGTCTCGGCGACCGCGGCCGGCGTCATCGCGGGGCTGGGCGTCGATGGGTACGCCGCGGCGATCCGCTGGCTGGCAGAGCACGCCTGA
- the nusB gene encoding transcription antitermination factor NusB, whose product MSARTKTRKRAVDILFESDLRGSDPAGTAAERGADGDRPVQPYTFTLVEGVVQHRDRIDELIESYTEGWALDRMPGVDRAIVRIAVFELMWCDDVPDAVAIDEAVELAKSLSTDDSPNFINGLLRRLARIKPDLAV is encoded by the coding sequence GTGTCTGCTCGTACTAAAACCCGAAAGCGCGCGGTCGACATCCTCTTCGAGTCCGACCTTCGCGGTTCGGATCCGGCAGGTACGGCGGCCGAACGCGGCGCCGATGGTGACCGTCCGGTGCAGCCCTACACCTTCACGTTGGTCGAGGGCGTCGTACAGCACCGCGATCGCATCGACGAGCTGATCGAGAGCTACACCGAGGGCTGGGCCCTTGACCGGATGCCCGGGGTGGATCGCGCGATCGTCCGGATCGCTGTCTTCGAGCTGATGTGGTGCGACGACGTACCTGATGCGGTCGCGATCGACGAGGCTGTCGAGCTGGCCAAGTCGTTGTCGACCGACGACTCGCCCAACTTCATCAACGGCCTACTGCGCAGGCTCGCGCGGATCAAACCCGACCTCGCCGTCTGA